Proteins encoded within one genomic window of Flavobacterium gilvum:
- a CDS encoding terminase gpP N-terminus-related DNA-binding protein, with product MGISKAQEREYARILYVNERITFKEIAERTGVTEKTIGKWAEADNWAKLRKSLLTTKEAQLVHWYNQLDALNEDIAKRDLPIPSAKEADIMSKITANIQRLETEIGLGEYVEVSRKLLTFIQSVDLDEAKKFKNYIDEFINSKLKNG from the coding sequence ATGGGAATTTCAAAGGCACAAGAGCGTGAGTACGCTCGAATATTATATGTAAACGAGCGCATCACCTTCAAGGAGATAGCCGAACGTACAGGCGTTACTGAAAAGACGATAGGTAAATGGGCTGAGGCTGACAATTGGGCGAAGCTTCGTAAAAGCTTGTTGACCACCAAAGAAGCTCAATTGGTTCATTGGTACAATCAACTTGATGCGCTTAATGAAGATATTGCCAAAAGAGACTTGCCAATACCTAGTGCAAAAGAGGCAGACATTATGTCGAAAATCACCGCAAACATCCAACGCCTGGAAACCGAAATAGGTTTAGGCGAATATGTGGAAGTTTCTCGAAAATTATTAACGTTCATCCAGTCAGTTGATCTGGACGAAGCAAAAAAATTCAAAAATTACATTGATGAGTTTATTAACTCAAAATTAAAAAATGGCTAA
- a CDS encoding phage portal protein family protein — translation MAEQKETAPFIIHDLTLVSPDRSSKDIGKLKNGIVSAESIHYPNRVLLYDLYHDILSMDGFLRGIIEKRINAVLNKKLKFTKKGGKQGDELTDLIKSQSGRDLITLLMESKIWGISGVEFVIGEELNFKEVPRKHIKPEKGIITKSQYGVSEEAGFKYQDMPFVWVVGKENDLGLLLACSMYGIYKRGTFGDFAQYVEIFGQPVRIMKYDAYDTKTKQELKGLLDNSGSSLAMMIPKQAEFEMLDGKTSNGDGKLQVSLKDACNEEMSIAILGNTETTVSSKSSGYAQSKEHGEQQDELTVSDLIFVENLLNSKKFKQILKSYGFDVDGKFEFELDLNLNTLKLRMEIDTFVSQKVPIGDDYWYETYGIPKPDNYDELKAKMEAAAKEPEQEPNNTNGKKTSEQKPAKKGQLTETKKQNLIDLLFKGLADFFDQAQQ, via the coding sequence ATGGCAGAACAAAAAGAAACCGCTCCTTTTATCATACACGATTTAACACTTGTTTCACCTGATAGGAGTAGTAAAGACATTGGTAAACTAAAAAATGGTATAGTAAGTGCCGAAAGCATTCATTATCCTAATCGTGTATTGCTTTATGATTTATACCACGACATCCTGTCTATGGATGGTTTTTTACGTGGAATTATTGAAAAGCGAATTAATGCCGTTTTAAATAAGAAACTAAAGTTTACCAAAAAGGGCGGTAAACAAGGAGACGAGCTGACCGATTTAATCAAGAGCCAAAGTGGGCGTGATCTTATCACGCTGTTGATGGAATCAAAAATTTGGGGTATCTCAGGGGTTGAGTTTGTTATTGGTGAAGAGTTAAACTTTAAGGAGGTTCCTAGAAAACACATTAAACCTGAAAAGGGGATTATCACTAAGTCACAATACGGAGTTTCAGAAGAGGCAGGCTTTAAATATCAAGATATGCCTTTTGTTTGGGTAGTTGGTAAAGAGAATGACTTAGGGCTTCTTTTGGCGTGTTCTATGTATGGTATATACAAACGTGGTACCTTCGGAGACTTTGCTCAATACGTTGAGATTTTCGGGCAACCGGTACGTATTATGAAATACGACGCTTATGACACCAAAACCAAACAGGAGTTAAAAGGCCTTTTGGATAACAGCGGTTCGTCATTAGCAATGATGATTCCTAAACAAGCCGAATTTGAAATGCTGGACGGCAAAACATCAAACGGTGACGGTAAGTTACAGGTTAGTTTAAAAGATGCCTGTAATGAGGAAATGTCCATTGCTATTTTAGGAAATACTGAAACAACGGTTTCAAGTAAGTCAAGCGGGTACGCTCAATCGAAAGAGCACGGAGAGCAACAGGACGAATTAACAGTATCGGATTTAATATTTGTAGAAAACTTGTTGAATAGCAAGAAATTTAAACAGATACTAAAATCATACGGTTTTGATGTTGACGGTAAGTTTGAATTTGAGCTTGATCTTAATTTAAACACACTAAAGCTTCGTATGGAGATAGACACCTTTGTAAGTCAAAAAGTGCCTATTGGTGACGACTATTGGTATGAAACTTACGGTATTCCAAAGCCTGACAACTACGATGAGTTAAAGGCAAAAATGGAAGCCGCAGCGAAAGAACCAGAGCAAGAACCAAACAACACCAACGGCAAAAAAACGTCTGAACAAAAGCCAGCCAAAAAGGGACAACTAACCGAAACCAAGAAGCAAAATCTTATCGATTTACTTTTTAAAGGTTTAGCCGATTTTTTCGACCAAGCCCAACAATAG